Proteins from a genomic interval of Gossypium hirsutum isolate 1008001.06 chromosome A09, Gossypium_hirsutum_v2.1, whole genome shotgun sequence:
- the LOC107889687 gene encoding trafficking protein particle complex subunit 4 isoform X1 — MAAIYSLYIINKSGGLIFYKDYGSKGRMDTNDSLRVASLWHSMHAISQQLSPTTGCSGIELLEADTFDLHCFQSLTGTKFFVVCEPGTQHMEALLKVVYELYTDYVLKNPFYEMEMPIRCELFDINLTQAVQKDRVALLGR; from the exons ATGGCTGCGATTTACAGTCTTTACATAATCAACAAATCAGGAGGTTTGATATTTTATAAG GATTATGGATCCAAGGGGCGGATGGATACGAATGATAGCTTGAGAGTGGCTAGTCTATGGCATTCGATGCACGCTATCTCACAGCAGCTATCGCCTACCACTGGTTGTTCTGGAATTGAGCTACTTGAAGCTGATACATTTGATCTCCATTGTTTTCAATCTCTTACCG GGACGAAGTTCTTTGTAGTTTGCGAACCTGGGACACAGCACATGGAGGCTCTCTTGAAAGTTGTTTATGAGCTCTACACAGATTATGTTTTGAAGAACCCCTTCTATGAGATGGAGATGCCTATACGATGCGAACTCTTTGACATCAACCTGACACAGGCAGTACAGAAGGATCGTGTTGCGCTTTTGGGGCGATAA
- the LOC107889687 gene encoding trafficking protein particle complex subunit 4 isoform X2, translating to MAAIYSLYIINKSGGLIFYKGRMDTNDSLRVASLWHSMHAISQQLSPTTGCSGIELLEADTFDLHCFQSLTGTKFFVVCEPGTQHMEALLKVVYELYTDYVLKNPFYEMEMPIRCELFDINLTQAVQKDRVALLGR from the exons ATGGCTGCGATTTACAGTCTTTACATAATCAACAAATCAGGAGGTTTGATATTTTATAAG GGGCGGATGGATACGAATGATAGCTTGAGAGTGGCTAGTCTATGGCATTCGATGCACGCTATCTCACAGCAGCTATCGCCTACCACTGGTTGTTCTGGAATTGAGCTACTTGAAGCTGATACATTTGATCTCCATTGTTTTCAATCTCTTACCG GGACGAAGTTCTTTGTAGTTTGCGAACCTGGGACACAGCACATGGAGGCTCTCTTGAAAGTTGTTTATGAGCTCTACACAGATTATGTTTTGAAGAACCCCTTCTATGAGATGGAGATGCCTATACGATGCGAACTCTTTGACATCAACCTGACACAGGCAGTACAGAAGGATCGTGTTGCGCTTTTGGGGCGATAA
- the LOC107889686 gene encoding receptor-like cytoplasmic kinase 176 has protein sequence MGVCWSHRIKSVSPSTVVNSRNASRNGNNLSSSSSRESSASIPQTPRSEGEILQSSNLKTFTFSELKAATRNFRPDSVLGEGGFGSVFKGWIDEHSFKATKPGTGIIIAVKRLNQEGFQGHKEWLAEINYLGQLHHPNLVKLIGYCLEDEHRLLVYEFMVRGSMENHLFRRGSHFPPLSWGIRMKVALGAAKGLAFLHNAKTQVIYRDFKTSNILLDSNYNAKLSDFGLARDGPTGDRSHVSTRVMGTYGYAAPEYLATGHLTAKSDIYSFGVVLIEMLSGRRAIDNNRPSGEHNLVDWAKPYLTNKRRLFRVLDTRLQGQYSLTRAQEAANLAHQCLAVEPKLRPSMDEVVTALEKLQETGDMPKRNQKERRGNAHNRSNGKPTTYPKPSASPLHV, from the exons ATGGGAGTTTGCTGGAGCCATCGTATCAAGTCTGTCAGTCCTAGCACGG TGGTTAATTCAAGGAATGCCAGCAGAAATGGGAACAATTTGAGTAGTTCAAGCAGCAGGGAATCTTCAGCTTCTATTCCACAAACCCCTCGGAGTGAAGGTGAGATTTTGCAGTCTTCAAATTTAAAGACTTTCACTTTCAGTGAGCTGAAAGCAGCCACCAGAAACTTTAGACCAGACAGTGTCCTAGGAGAAGGTGGATTTGGTTCTGTCTTCAAAGGATGGATTGATGAACATTCATTCAAAGCCACCAAGCCAGGTACTGGCATAATAATTGCTGTTAAAAGGCTCAACCAAGAAGGATTCCAGGGTCACAAGGAATGGCTG GCTGAAATCAACTATCTTGGACAATTGCATCACCCAAATCTTGTAAAGTTGATTGGTTACTGCTTAGAGGACGAGCACCGGCTTCTGGTATACGAGTTCATGGTACGGGGTAGCATGGAGAACCATTTATTTAGGA GGGGGTCGCACTTTCCACCACTTTCTTGGGGTATACGGATGAAGGTTGCACTTGGTGCTGCCAAGGGACTTGCTTTTCTTCACAATGCCAAAACACAAGTCATATATCGCGACTTCAAAACTTCTAATATCTTGCTCGATTCA AATTACAACGCCAAACTCTCCGATTTCGGGTTGGCTAGGGATGGACCAACTGGTGACAGAAGCCATGTTTCCACTAGGGTCATGGGAACCTATGGATATGCTGCTCCAGAGTATCTAGCCACAG GTCATTTGACTGCCAAGAGTGACATATACAGTTTCGGAGTTGTTCTAATAGAAATGTTATCCGGCCGACGAGCTATAGACAATAACAGACCATCTGGAGAACACAATCTGGTCGATTGGGCAAAACCTTACCTGACCAACAAACGTAGGTTATTCCGTGTGCTAGACACCCGTCTCCAAGGCCAGTATTCATTGACTCGGGCACAAGAGGCTGCTAACCTTGCACACCAGTGCTTAGCCGTAGAACCCAAGTTGAGGCCAAGCATGGATGAGGTGGTAACAGCACTCGAGAAGCTTCAGGAGACGGGAGACATGCCAAAAAGAAATCAGAAAGAACGCCGTGGAAATGCTCACAACCGTTCCAATGGTAAACCAACCACTTATCCGAAGCCTTCTGCTTCACCTCTCCATGTTTAG